In Agromyces sp. Leaf222, the genomic window AGGCAGTCGGCGCCGAGGCATCCGTCGCCGCCTGCAGGCCACCGCACCCGCGCCGGTCGCTACGAGCGAGCCTCGGCCTCGACGAGGCACGCCTCGAGGGCGACCCACGAGAGCATCGCGCACTTCACGCGCATGACGTACTTCGAGACGCCGTGGAAGGCGATCGCGTCGCCGAGCAGGTCTTCATCGGGCTCGCCGGCACCCTGCGAGCGCAGCATGGCGCGGAATCCGTCGATGAGCTCGCGCACGTGCGCCGTGTCGGAGCCGACGACGAGCTCGGTGAGCGCCGACGCCGAGGCCATCGAGATGCTGCATCCGTCGCCCTCCCAGCCGAGGGCCTCGACCGTCGTGCCGGATGCGTCGAGGCGGATGCCGAGCGTGATCTCGTCGCCGCAGGTGGGGTTCAGCTCGTGATGCGAGGCCTGCGGGTCGGCGAGGGCGCCATCGCCGACGCGACGCTTCGAGTGGTCGAGGATCAGCTCCTGGTAGAGCCCGGAGAGGTCGCTCATGCGCCGGCTCCGGTCACTCCGAAGAACGCGCGCACCTCGGCGAGGGCGGCGGTGAAGCGGCGAACCTCGTCGGCGGTCGTGTACACGTAGGCGCTCGCGCGGGTCGTGGCGCGCAGGCCGAGGCGGCGGTGCAGCGGTTGGGCGCAGTGATGCCCGACGCGAACGGCGATGCCCCGTGAGTCGAGGAACTGGCCGACGTCGTGCGCGTGCACGCCGGGCACGTCGACGCTCGCGAGGGCGCCGCGCTCGACGCCGGCCGCGCTGCCGACCAGGCGGATGCCGGGGATGCGCGAGACCTCGTCGACCAGCAGCTCGGCGAGCTCGACCTCGTGCTCGTGCACGCGGCGCATGTCGAGCCGCTCGAGGTAGCGCACGGCCTCGGCGAGGGCGACGGCCTGCGACACCGGCTGGGTG contains:
- the sufU gene encoding Fe-S cluster assembly sulfur transfer protein SufU; its protein translation is MSDLSGLYQELILDHSKRRVGDGALADPQASHHELNPTCGDEITLGIRLDASGTTVEALGWEGDGCSISMASASALTELVVGSDTAHVRELIDGFRAMLRSQGAGEPDEDLLGDAIAFHGVSKYVMRVKCAMLSWVALEACLVEAEARS